A single genomic interval of Asinibacterium sp. OR53 harbors:
- a CDS encoding sulfite exporter TauE/SafE family protein, protein MISIFSFYSFTEWFLIFLAAFIIGLSKAGLKGVDMLSVTLMAFVFGSKSSTGIVLPLLCLADIAAVRYYNRHAQWKHFWKLVPWMIIGILIGVYIGKEMNEVLFRKIMAAIILLTIVIVVLMEYRKSTQVPQHPMFAVSTGLAAGLTTMLGNLAGTFANLYFLAMRMPKNDFIGTAAWIFLFMNLFKLPFQVFFWHNINIHSLQTDLVLIPALALGFWMGLRIVGRIRDEQYRKLVILLTLIGSALMLFKR, encoded by the coding sequence ATGATTAGTATATTTTCTTTTTATTCTTTTACCGAATGGTTCCTGATCTTTCTGGCTGCTTTTATCATAGGGCTCAGCAAAGCCGGCCTAAAGGGGGTGGATATGCTGAGCGTTACTTTAATGGCATTTGTTTTTGGAAGCAAATCATCTACAGGAATTGTTCTACCGCTTCTTTGTTTGGCAGACATTGCGGCGGTAAGGTATTATAACCGCCACGCACAGTGGAAACACTTTTGGAAACTGGTTCCCTGGATGATCATCGGAATATTGATAGGTGTATACATAGGGAAGGAAATGAATGAAGTCCTTTTTCGCAAAATAATGGCAGCGATCATTTTGCTGACCATCGTGATCGTTGTACTGATGGAATATCGTAAATCAACGCAGGTGCCGCAACATCCGATGTTTGCTGTAAGCACAGGCCTGGCTGCAGGATTAACTACGATGTTGGGAAACCTGGCTGGCACATTTGCCAATCTTTACTTCCTGGCCATGCGGATGCCCAAAAATGATTTTATTGGTACGGCAGCCTGGATCTTCCTGTTCATGAATCTTTTCAAATTGCCATTCCAGGTCTTCTTCTGGCATAATATCAATATACATAGCTTACAAACAGACCTGGTGCTCATTCCGGCACTGGCTCTAGGCTTTTGGATGGGGTTACGTATTGTTGGCAGGATACGAGACGAGCAATACCGGAAACTGGTGATCCTTTTAACCCTGATTGGCTCTGCTTTAATGCTATTCAAAAGATAA
- a CDS encoding carbohydrate binding family 9 domain-containing protein, translated as MKYFIVPILLVFIVLPSDAQKKNASYRLNIRETNASIKIDGVMDEAWLQAEPATHFFMVLPMDTSYARVTTEVRMTYDSRNLYIIAICNKALPGPNMVESLRRDFSFVKNDNFIFFIDPFDDQTNGFTFGANAAGAQWDGSMYEGGKVDLNWDNKWVSAVKDYDDKWIFEAAIPFTSMRYKKGITEWGINFSRNDLKTTEKSSWTPIPRQFPTASLAYTGVLVWDKPPPAPGMNVSVIPYVLSSASKDYSAQSKTGYKQEVGVDAKIGVTSSLNLDLTIHPDFSQVEVDKQVTNLSRFELFFPEKRQFFLENNDLFANFGYANIRPFFSRRIGLGVPINLGARLSGKLSKDWRLGLMDVQTAAVEEKGLPAQNFAVVSLQRKVFKRSNIGLIYVDKTSMNYHPGNDSGKTIYSQYNRNIGLEYNLASSSNLWTGKAFVMRSFSPGAQGNSMAHAANLLYNSRKWNILWQHEYVGNGFNAEVGYVPRTGYIKVSPQVTRYFFPRSGHILSHGLQANTTYYFNEQFHQTDNENMLSYQLTFRNRIVLTGSGIHDYVELLRPFDPTNTGKDSLAKGTKHTWNTAGLDLVSQPQQLFTYSISLRYGGYFADGTRFTMNTEIGYRFQPYISLALSTSYDDLHLPHPWGHTAFFLAGPKADITMTNKLFFTTYLQYNEQQKNINFNARFQWRYQPASDLFIVYTDNYYPAPFFVKNRALVLKLNYWWNMVRTKKST; from the coding sequence TTGAAGTATTTTATTGTTCCCATTCTGCTGGTATTTATTGTATTGCCATCTGATGCGCAGAAAAAGAATGCCTCTTACCGTTTAAATATCCGTGAAACAAATGCATCGATTAAGATCGATGGTGTGATGGATGAAGCCTGGTTGCAGGCAGAACCCGCAACACATTTTTTCATGGTATTACCTATGGATACCAGTTACGCGCGGGTAACTACGGAAGTCCGCATGACCTATGACAGCCGCAATTTGTACATTATAGCTATTTGCAATAAAGCATTGCCGGGCCCTAATATGGTAGAATCGCTACGGAGGGATTTTAGTTTTGTAAAGAATGACAACTTTATTTTTTTCATAGACCCTTTTGATGATCAAACCAACGGCTTCACTTTTGGCGCGAATGCTGCCGGGGCACAATGGGATGGTTCTATGTATGAAGGGGGAAAAGTAGACCTGAACTGGGATAACAAATGGGTATCCGCCGTAAAGGATTATGACGATAAATGGATCTTTGAAGCCGCCATCCCTTTTACTTCGATGCGGTATAAAAAAGGAATAACAGAATGGGGCATTAATTTCAGCCGCAATGACCTGAAGACCACAGAAAAATCGAGCTGGACACCCATTCCCCGGCAATTCCCTACTGCTTCCTTAGCTTATACAGGTGTACTTGTATGGGACAAACCGCCGCCCGCGCCGGGAATGAATGTATCTGTTATTCCTTATGTTTTAAGCAGCGCATCCAAAGATTATTCAGCACAAAGCAAGACGGGATATAAACAGGAAGTGGGCGTGGATGCAAAAATTGGTGTTACGTCTTCTCTCAACCTCGATCTCACCATTCATCCCGATTTTTCGCAGGTGGAGGTAGACAAGCAGGTAACCAATCTTAGCCGCTTTGAATTATTCTTCCCGGAAAAAAGACAGTTTTTCCTGGAGAACAATGACCTGTTTGCCAATTTTGGCTATGCAAACATCCGCCCTTTTTTCTCCCGGCGGATTGGCCTGGGTGTGCCCATCAATTTAGGTGCACGCCTGAGTGGTAAACTCAGTAAGGACTGGCGCCTTGGCCTGATGGATGTTCAGACAGCAGCAGTGGAGGAAAAAGGGCTGCCGGCGCAGAACTTTGCAGTAGTGTCGCTGCAACGGAAAGTGTTTAAAAGATCCAATATCGGGTTGATCTATGTTGATAAGACATCTATGAACTATCATCCTGGTAATGATTCCGGCAAAACAATCTATTCACAATACAACCGGAATATTGGGCTGGAATATAACCTGGCTTCATCCAGTAACCTGTGGACAGGCAAAGCCTTTGTTATGCGCTCATTCAGTCCCGGCGCACAGGGAAACAGTATGGCGCACGCAGCTAACCTGTTATACAACAGCCGAAAATGGAACATACTCTGGCAACATGAATATGTAGGCAATGGCTTCAATGCAGAAGTGGGTTATGTACCGAGGACGGGATATATTAAAGTCAGCCCCCAGGTAACCAGGTATTTCTTCCCGCGGAGTGGTCATATACTCAGTCATGGCCTGCAAGCCAATACTACCTATTATTTCAATGAACAGTTTCACCAGACAGACAATGAGAACATGCTGTCTTACCAGCTCACTTTCCGCAACCGTATTGTTTTAACAGGATCAGGTATACATGATTATGTTGAATTATTAAGACCATTCGATCCAACCAATACAGGAAAAGATTCACTTGCCAAAGGCACAAAACATACGTGGAACACTGCGGGACTTGACCTGGTATCGCAGCCCCAGCAATTATTTACGTATTCGATATCTCTACGGTACGGTGGTTATTTTGCCGATGGCACACGGTTTACCATGAATACTGAAATAGGTTATCGCTTTCAGCCTTATATAAGTCTTGCGCTCAGCACCAGCTATGACGACCTTCATTTACCACATCCGTGGGGACATACCGCTTTTTTTCTTGCCGGACCAAAAGCGGATATTACCATGACGAATAAATTATTTTTTACCACATATTTACAATACAACGAACAGCAAAAAAATATCAATTTTAACGCAAGGTTTCAATGGCGTTACCAACCTGCTTCGGATCTTTTTATTGTTTATACAGACAATTATTATCCGGCGCCTTTTTTTGTAAAGAACAGGGCGCTGGTATTGAAGCTGAATTATTGGTGGAACATGGTCAGGACCAAGAAAAGCACTTAG